The sequence CCTCAAGAATGAAGGTTCTGGCAGCCTCCCCGCGAGCTCGACTTCCCCGCTCAAGCCTCTGTGAAGAAGGGTCATGGACTCGACGAGTCTTTCCCAGCGCCGGGCTGGGGTGTCCTTGGGCCAGTAGTCATGGCGCCTGCTGGTCTTGTAGGGCAGGCGGTAATCGAGCTCGAGAAGTTCAATGACTGCGGGATGAGGATACGTTTCCAGGAATAGGGGGCGCTCGGTCGAGAAGCAGACCTCGTTGGTCGCGAGTTGGTACCCAAGGCCGGTAAGGGTCTTGTATATACCCAAAGAAACCCCACCCGGGCGGTTCGGGTTCGGCGTGTGCGTGGTGGCACCTAGTCTCCCGTATTCCCGCGCCACCTCCTGATCCGCCAGTCTGCGCCCGGCTATGGGCTGGCTGGACAGGGGGATGTCGATGCTGATCAGCGGCCAGGATCCCAGTTTCCGGGCGGTGGCTTCGAGAACCTCCCGCAACCCCATTTGACCGTGAGGTGGCGGCTTGTCCCACCTAGGGGTGGCTCCGTCCAGGACCTGCGCGTACTCCACGAACGAACGAGCCGTCACCAGGAGGCGCGGCCGTGAGGCTGGTTCGCAGGAGAGCAGGCTGATGCCCGAGGGGCATCCTGCCGACCAGGCCGCGTCAATTCCCAGCACGCACGGCACGCACCATCACCTCGACTGGCAACGCTGCCGCTGGTGTGTCTACATTTCCATCGCCAGGGCGCCATTTCCTCCTGCCTACCTGGGGCGACTTGAAGGGGAGAACTTCTTGACCCAAAGCCTGGCCACCTTTGCAGGGAATTCACAGCACGTCTAAGAGGCCGGGGGATGGCCCATCGGGATCAGGGCTGCCCTCGAGCGCTGAGAGCACCGCGGTCGGGCGAATGAGTCTGGGGAACTGCTCGGGCCCACCACAAGATCAGGCACCGGCCGAACTACCTGGTCACGGGGGTGCGAGACTGAGGCAGGCGCGCGGCGCCCCTCCGTAGAAGCGCGCATAAGTTCAAGATATACCGTCGCAAGGAAACGGGGGAGTGGGTTCCACCCCACCCAGTCACAGTGTGTCCCGACGCACTACCGCACCCTTAAACGGGCAGTACCCTGCGCCGTACCCGCTGCCGACCAACCACCACAATGCTCCTGGACAGCTCCGCCCCGGGGACGGCTACCATGACGCACCCCATCATGGTCTCGGGCTCGCTGAAGTTGCCTCCGCGGAAAAGAACCAGGCCCGGGTGGCCAACACGCGCCAGCGCCAGAAGACGGGCATAGTCCAGATCGGCCGTAACACCACCCTCTCCTCACACCACGCGCGCCCCACGATCTCCCCGTCCGAGGCAGACCCTAGGCCAACCTCAAACGCGTGGACGGCGTCGTGCCCGCGCTCACGAAGCCAGCAGGCAAGAGAGGCCGAAAGCGGCATGTCGACCAGGAACTTCACCGAGCAACCTCCACCGTCTCCTCTTCGGCCAGGAACGCGGCATACCTCAGTACCGCATCGATATCGGCACGCTCGAGATAGGGGTACGCTTTCAGTATGCTCTCCCGACTCTCACCGGCGGCGAGAAGTCCCAGCAAGCGCTACACGGGAAAACGAAGGCTCCGGATGCATGGTTTTCCACCACACACCTTCGGTCGGGTCGACCGTAATGCGTTCGAAAACCTCCATGTCCCATTGCCTCCCGGGCCAGCTCCGCCCGCAGATTCAACAGCCCTACGAGATCAGTTCAGGAGACGAACAAACTCCTCCACAGAAAGCCCGGCATCCGCCAAGATCCGCCGCAGCAGGCCCGCCTTGAGCTCACGGTGGCGCGGAACCGTAACAGGCTTCCGGCCGGGGCACAGAAGCCGCATGTGGCTGCCACGCTGCCGGACAACGGTGTAACCCACTCGCCCCAGGGCTCGCACCACTTCGTCGCCAGATACTACGGGCAATGCAGGGCTCAAACAGCCACACTCCCGACAAGCACCCTGCGCGGAGGAGGCGCTTCCCTGCCCTCAGCCCGCAGTTCCTCAAGACACAGTTCTATAGCCTCGCGGATATTGGCCAGGGCCTCCTCGACAGTATCCCCCTGGGTGTAGCATCCCTCAAACGCGGGGCACACCACGACATACCCACCCCGTTCGTCCTCCTCGATGATCACCGGGTAAACCACGGACCACACCCCCAGCATATTCTAACCCATCAGAAGCCGAAGCGCGAACACCGCATCCCAAGACCCCAGACGCACGGGGTGCCCACCCCCGCGCCGTGCCAACATCGCCATCTCGGTAGCCCCGTGACTGACAGCACGCCTGCCTTGAGCGCTGACGACGCGATCCGCAACCTTCTCCACAACGCGGGGCTTCGTTTTACCGCCAGGCCTACGCCCCGGCCCGGACAGGTACCCGTCAGGGATCTCCTGCAAGCAGAAACCCCGCGGGCTTTCCCGCGGGTGAGAGCGCCCGGCCCACCGGGCGTTCACGTTATGCGACACAGGCAGGCGGCCTTAGCAGCCGGAGGATCACGCATCACTCCGGGCGGCAAACGCCGCCTGCGTCGGTTAATGAACGTTCCCGCTTGACCTTATCGTGCGGCCCCAGAGCGGGATGCACTGACCAGGGTAGGTCCCCTCAGAGCATCTTTGCCATCTTCAGTGCCCGCGTACCTCGTAGGTTGCGTGGGGATCGAACTCCGGCCCGTCCTCCGATGTAAATCGACCGTCGGGCGCTTGCCGCCCGAGGATCATGTGCAAAACCCTAGGCCAAAACTACCCCACGGCGCGCAGCCCCGGCCAGCAAAGTCGGCTCCGCCCAGACCGTGGCCTAATCGCCTATTGCCTGACCCAGGGTTGAGGAATCCAGCGCCTCGATAACCGTCATGAGGCGGAACGCCATAAGCCCCTTGGCCTCAGGGCGGATAGCACAGCCCGGCTCGTCCTCTTCCGTCAGGGCTTCCACCACGTACCGCAACAACTCCGGCTGGCGCCAGCGGATGAGCAGATCCCTCGCAGCCCGGTCCAGCACCTCCGGTCCCTTTCCCACAAGCCGCTTGAGCTCCTTCTCCTTCCGCCTCTCAAGCCGCTCCAGCAACTCCTCCGTCACCGTTGCAGGCCTGCACCCGGCCCGGCACATCATGCGCCACACCGCCACTCCCAGGTAAAGCAGCAGCTCCCTCTCGTCCTGGTTCAGAAAGTCGTGATCCACCGCCAGCAGGTAGGCCAGGACCACCGGCTGCTCAGCCGTCATCTCCTCGACCCACCTCTCGGCGTCCCGCTGCGAGGCGCAGCACATCTCCTTCCAGGTCGCTTCCACCGTGAGCGCATCGACAGGTCGCACCGCACCGTCCCCCTCCCAAACCCCACCAAGCCCTACAACATTGGAACCCAGGAGCCCCGCGCCTATTCTACCAGTCCGCCATTCCCGAGGACCAGCACGAGCCCAGTTCACACGCGATGGCCCGGAGGTCCGGCCTTCCTGACATCAGGAGCGCAGCGGGAAACCGCACCGTCGCAAAAGCCCCAGCCCAACGGCACATACTGTGCTCGCTGAGGCAGGCCCGCAGGGCCGCCATGCGTCGGCACCGCTCCTCAAGCGGCCATTCCTGCCGCCCGAGGACATCGGCAAACCCCGCCGGTCAAGAGAGCTAACGAAGACGGACCAGTTCGGCGGCCGACTGGCCGTCCTGCCTGCCACGATTACCGCGTAACCCACGTATCTGGTATAATGACCCGAGGGGTGATTGCCGTGAGGCGCCGACCCGAGGCTACCGTATATCTGGGAGAAGAGCTTTTTCGCGCCCTGGAAGAATACCGCAGCACACTCAGCGTCCCTCCCAGCGCAAGCGCACTCGTTCGTGAGGCGCTCCGCAGGTTCCTGGAAGACGCAAGAGAAAACGAAGAAACCCTGCCTCCCCGCGCGTGGGTCCGAGCTACCGAGCCCGTGATGGCACGGCTGGCTGCCAATGGGATAGCCGTGAACACCGAAGAAATTCTGCACAGCATCGCCAAGGCAGAAGAGGATCGCGCGCAACGGGCTCTGGGGATCGAGCCATGAAAGCGGTCGTGGACGCTTCCGCAATCGTCCGCGCCGTGCTCCCTGGCCAGCCATACCACGCCGAGGTGCGCAGGTGGCTGGCTGGAGTGACGGAACTTCTAGCCCCCCACCTGTTACCCTTCGAAGTCACCACCGCCATCAGGCACCTGGAATTCACAGGCGTCGTCCCTCCAGATGCCGCAGAAGCCGCCCTGGCAGAGGCGCTCAGACTTCGGGTGAGGCTCTGGACCCCGCGCAGCCTCTACCTTCAAGCGCTCCGGCTGGCGCGCGAACTTGGCATTTCCCGCACACACGATGCTGCGTACCTGGCCCTCGCCGTGCACGCGTCTTGCCCACTCTTCACCCTGGACGAGCGATTCATCAGAAACGCTACCACGCACGGATATCCAGTGCGCCACCCGGCTCATCACCCCTCCCTAGAACCGACCAGCCCAAGTTGAGGCGAACACCGACGGCGTCTGACCCAGGCTCACCGCAGCTGAGCACAAAAGCAACCCGCCGCAAGTGTCCGATAT comes from Bacillota bacterium and encodes:
- a CDS encoding DUF429 domain-containing protein is translated as MPCVLGIDAAWSAGCPSGISLLSCEPASRPRLLVTARSFVEYAQVLDGATPRWDKPPPHGQMGLREVLEATARKLGSWPLISIDIPLSSQPIAGRRLADQEVAREYGRLGATTHTPNPNRPGGVSLGIYKTLTGLGYQLATNEVCFSTERPLFLETYPHPAVIELLELDYRLPYKTSRRHDYWPKDTPARRWERLVESMTLLHRGLSGEVELAGRLPEPSFLRAARPKTPAFKGYEDALDATICAWVGAEFLRGRCRPLGGTDGTVWLPLPRRGQPRSCLVAGARLESY
- a CDS encoding DUF5615 family PIN-like protein gives rise to the protein MKFLVDMPLSASLACWLRERGHDAVHAFEVGLGSASDGEIVGRAWCEERVVLRPIWTMPVFWRWRVLATRAWFFSAEATSASPRP
- a CDS encoding DUF433 domain-containing protein, whose amino-acid sequence is MLGLLAAGESRESILKAYPYLERADIDAVLRYAAFLAEEETVEVAR
- a CDS encoding type II toxin-antitoxin system HicA family toxin, whose translation is MVRALGRVGYTVVRQRGSHMRLLCPGRKPVTVPRHRELKAGLLRRILADAGLSVEEFVRLLN
- a CDS encoding type II toxin-antitoxin system HicB family antitoxin, with translation MVYPVIIEEDERGGYVVVCPAFEGCYTQGDTVEEALANIREAIELCLEELRAEGREAPPPRRVLVGSVAV
- a CDS encoding type II toxin-antitoxin system VapC family toxin, which produces MKAVVDASAIVRAVLPGQPYHAEVRRWLAGVTELLAPHLLPFEVTTAIRHLEFTGVVPPDAAEAALAEALRLRVRLWTPRSLYLQALRLARELGISRTHDAAYLALAVHASCPLFTLDERFIRNATTHGYPVRHPAHHPSLEPTSPS